In Gracilimonas sp., a single window of DNA contains:
- a CDS encoding pyridoxal-phosphate dependent enzyme produces MYNNSILETVGNTPLIKLNHVNGNSAGTLLAKVEYFNPGHSIKDRIAIKMIDDAEKKGLLKPGGTIIEGTSGNTGMGLALVAVNRGYKCIFTTTDKQSKTKVDLLKALGAEVIVCPTNVEADHPDSYYSVAKRLSEEIENSYYPNQYENKSNFLAHYETTGPEIWEQTEGKITHYVAGMGTGGTVSGAGKYLKEQNPDIKVIGIDSVGSVYKKYFETGEFDKNEIKPYMTEGIGEDIIPGTIDFDYVDEVIQVNDKDSALVTRRLAREEGLLLGWSCGAAVKGALDYISENPLGKDDIMVIIMPDSGTRYIHKVYNDDWMKEQGFLD; encoded by the coding sequence ATGTATAACAATTCTATTCTTGAAACAGTAGGGAATACCCCACTTATCAAATTAAATCATGTTAACGGCAATTCTGCAGGTACTCTGTTGGCTAAAGTTGAATATTTCAACCCCGGCCACAGTATCAAGGATCGTATTGCCATAAAAATGATTGATGATGCAGAGAAAAAGGGACTGTTAAAACCCGGTGGCACCATTATTGAAGGGACTTCCGGGAATACAGGAATGGGATTGGCACTTGTGGCTGTAAACCGTGGATATAAATGCATTTTTACCACCACGGATAAACAAAGCAAAACCAAAGTAGATCTGCTTAAAGCGTTGGGCGCAGAAGTAATCGTTTGCCCAACCAATGTAGAGGCTGATCATCCCGATAGTTACTATTCTGTAGCCAAAAGATTAAGCGAGGAAATTGAAAACTCTTATTATCCCAATCAGTATGAAAATAAGAGTAATTTTTTGGCGCATTACGAAACAACCGGGCCGGAAATTTGGGAGCAAACAGAGGGCAAAATCACCCATTATGTAGCCGGGATGGGAACTGGCGGAACCGTTTCGGGAGCCGGAAAATATTTGAAAGAGCAGAATCCCGATATCAAGGTAATTGGAATTGACAGTGTAGGATCCGTATATAAAAAATATTTTGAAACCGGTGAATTCGATAAAAATGAGATAAAACCTTACATGACGGAAGGAATTGGCGAGGACATCATCCCCGGCACCATTGATTTTGATTATGTAGATGAAGTTATACAGGTAAATGATAAAGATTCTGCACTGGTAACCCGGAGACTGGCTCGTGAAGAAGGATTATTACTCGGTTGGTCGTGCGGAGCAGCGGTTAAAGGGGCTCTGGATTACATATCTGAGAATCCTTTAGGAAAGGATGATATAATGGTTATCATAATGCCGGATAGCGGGACCCGTTATATTCATAAGGTTTATAACGATGACTGGATGAAAGAACAGGGATTTTTGGATTAA
- a CDS encoding DUF3467 domain-containing protein, with product MAKKDQTMNPGQMEIELKEEEATGTYSNLVMITHSPSEFILDFIAVMPGVPKAKVVKRMILTPDHAKRLANALNDNVARYEKEHGAISSQDKVDMHMYRGPQPEA from the coding sequence ATGGCCAAGAAAGATCAGACGATGAATCCCGGACAAATGGAAATTGAATTAAAAGAAGAAGAAGCAACGGGCACTTACTCAAATCTTGTAATGATTACCCACTCGCCATCAGAATTTATCCTGGATTTTATTGCGGTGATGCCGGGGGTACCCAAGGCTAAAGTAGTAAAAAGAATGATTTTGACCCCGGATCATGCAAAGCGATTGGCGAATGCATTAAATGATAATGTTGCGCGCTACGAAAAAGAGCACGGGGCTATTAGTTCCCAGGATAAAGTTGATATGCACATGTATCGGGGGCCCCAACCGGAAGCGTAA
- a CDS encoding LptF/LptG family permease: MIKHFDRYIFLRLTAITLFVLLMLIFIFIMIDFSENSDDFADQGAEMAEIFRNYYLNFIPEMTRLVLPVAVFVACLFLTGQLSDRLEITALKAAGVSLYRLIVPYIVFSLICAVGISLLDAFIIPKSNTERIAFEEKYLQSKTERIDQSDIYRQPSQNTKLQVNYFDNKQLIAYRIRLIEFENEKITRTTTANRMVWIDTTQSWRLENATELIFTETGYKEEKISQKDTVINIFPRDLARTTSDVYQLTYAEAIEYINSIKRSGAGGIEIPQVQFYGRLAYPFSIIVVIIVGFAFASVRRRGGKGAYLAAGLTISFLYLAFMKIIEPFGYYGALSPELAATLPHIFFFLVGIGLLLEAKK, encoded by the coding sequence GTGATTAAACATTTTGACCGATATATATTCCTGAGGCTAACTGCAATAACGTTGTTCGTGTTGCTGATGCTTATTTTCATATTCATCATGATTGATTTCTCTGAAAACAGTGATGATTTTGCCGACCAGGGAGCCGAAATGGCTGAAATATTCAGGAACTATTACCTCAACTTCATTCCTGAGATGACACGATTGGTATTGCCGGTAGCTGTTTTTGTTGCTTGCCTATTCTTAACGGGCCAACTTTCTGACCGGTTGGAAATAACAGCATTGAAGGCTGCAGGGGTTAGTTTATACAGGCTAATAGTTCCTTACATCGTCTTTTCACTTATTTGTGCTGTAGGCATTAGCCTGCTTGATGCATTCATTATACCTAAATCAAATACGGAACGAATAGCCTTCGAGGAAAAGTATCTTCAAAGTAAAACCGAAAGAATTGACCAAAGCGATATCTATCGTCAACCATCTCAAAACACAAAACTGCAAGTCAATTATTTTGATAATAAGCAGCTGATTGCCTACCGTATTCGTCTCATTGAGTTTGAAAATGAAAAAATCACCCGTACTACCACAGCAAACCGAATGGTTTGGATCGATACAACCCAAAGCTGGAGACTTGAGAACGCCACCGAACTCATTTTTACAGAAACCGGGTATAAAGAGGAAAAAATCAGTCAGAAAGACACTGTAATTAACATTTTTCCAAGAGACCTAGCTCGGACAACTTCTGACGTTTACCAGCTAACCTATGCCGAAGCCATTGAATACATCAATTCTATAAAGAGAAGCGGAGCCGGCGGAATTGAGATCCCGCAAGTGCAGTTTTATGGGAGATTAGCCTATCCTTTTTCGATAATTGTGGTAATTATAGTGGGCTTTGCATTTGCAAGTGTTCGCAGAAGAGGTGGCAAAGGAGCTTATTTGGCAGCAGGTCTGACTATCAGTTTTCTTTACCTGGCCTTTATGAAAATCATTGAACCTTTTGGCTATTATGGAGCGCTCTCACCTGAGTTAGCAGCTACACTGCCCCATATCTTCTTCTTCCTTGTGGGAATAGGACTGCTTCTCGAAGCAAAAAAATAA
- a CDS encoding LptF/LptG family permease, translating to MGKFINKLQIDLLKRHVNPFLFCFFTLMFLLLMQFLILHIDNLIGKDIPLKVIIELILTNLAYMVVLAAPMAVLVATLMAYGKFSELNELTALRASGINPMKIIRPVLITSLLLFVGLAWFSNNVLPEANQKARSLFIDIRVKKPGFELKPNIFYDGIEGYTFLVEKIDGETDSLYDITLFQKPENNRDRAYIIAEKGLLVSKNAQALNLNLMNGYSLKFTQPKRGNNTLIERNTFDKHVMTLDLSDLSFMRSDPEDRNRSDRTMSSRAMFIVVDSLYKEVNKQVAMAGKDSSLIASRKYGGGESYFVHQQMSKNTNTKPIPAFESGYIVPNHFDNASTQRSLLSESIRQLTEYQKRLESIQSNIEWRKKRIARYLVEIHKKLSIPFACVVFILFGAPVGIMTKRGNFGFAALISTVVLTFYWVALIQGEKLADRLLVSPFIGMWTFNIVLSIAGIYLIIHLATGFSIKDLFKKSD from the coding sequence GTGGGTAAATTTATCAATAAACTACAAATAGACCTGCTTAAAAGGCATGTCAATCCTTTTCTATTCTGCTTTTTTACGCTGATGTTTCTTTTGTTAATGCAGTTTTTGATTCTGCATATTGATAATCTGATTGGTAAAGACATTCCGCTTAAAGTTATCATTGAGTTAATCCTGACGAATTTGGCTTATATGGTAGTCTTAGCGGCTCCTATGGCGGTACTTGTAGCTACATTAATGGCATATGGTAAGTTTTCAGAACTAAATGAACTTACCGCACTTCGGGCTTCCGGTATTAATCCCATGAAAATCATACGTCCCGTTTTAATAACGTCCCTTTTACTTTTTGTAGGGCTCGCTTGGTTTTCAAATAATGTTTTGCCTGAGGCCAATCAAAAGGCACGGTCTCTTTTTATTGATATCAGAGTCAAAAAGCCGGGTTTCGAGTTAAAACCAAATATCTTTTATGACGGTATAGAAGGGTATACCTTTTTAGTGGAGAAAATTGACGGTGAAACTGACAGTCTTTACGACATTACTCTATTTCAAAAACCCGAAAATAATCGCGACCGGGCTTATATAATCGCAGAAAAAGGCTTATTGGTAAGTAAAAATGCTCAAGCCCTGAACTTAAACCTGATGAATGGATACAGCCTCAAGTTTACTCAACCCAAACGGGGCAATAATACTTTAATTGAGCGAAATACCTTTGACAAGCATGTAATGACATTGGATCTGTCTGACCTTTCCTTTATGAGATCCGATCCGGAAGATCGAAACCGCAGTGACAGAACCATGAGTTCAAGAGCTATGTTCATAGTGGTGGACTCTCTCTACAAGGAAGTTAATAAACAAGTAGCTATGGCCGGCAAAGACTCCAGCCTTATTGCTTCCAGGAAATATGGGGGTGGGGAATCTTATTTTGTTCACCAACAAATGTCGAAAAATACCAATACCAAACCAATTCCAGCTTTTGAGAGTGGGTATATCGTTCCCAATCATTTTGACAATGCGTCCACCCAACGGTCTTTACTCAGTGAATCTATCCGGCAATTGACAGAATATCAAAAACGATTAGAATCGATACAATCGAATATTGAATGGCGGAAAAAAAGAATTGCCCGGTATTTAGTCGAAATCCATAAAAAACTTTCCATCCCCTTTGCCTGTGTAGTTTTTATACTATTTGGGGCCCCTGTTGGCATCATGACAAAAAGGGGTAATTTCGGTTTTGCCGCACTCATAAGCACTGTGGTTTTAACTTTTTACTGGGTAGCTTTAATTCAGGGAGAAAAATTGGCCGATCGTCTGCTCGTATCCCCTTTTATAGGCATGTGGACATTTAATATCGTACTCTCAATAGCCGGAATATATCTCATCATCCATTTAGCAACTGGTTTTAGTATTAAAGATTTATTTAAGAAAAGTGATTAA